One segment of Streptomyces sp. TG1A-8 DNA contains the following:
- a CDS encoding ECF subfamily RNA polymerase sigma factor, BldN family: MYSHVGVDASGLATLRAAVATVKETLRGCVPPAYAVPAFAATAPLGPCYALADGGAAVGGRGRATGAAPARRPAADSDSARMMDLVERAQAGEAEAFGRLYDQYSDIVYRYIYYRVGGKATAEDLTSETFLRALRRIGTFTWQGRDFGAWLVTIARNLVADHFKSSRFRLEVTTGEMLDANEVERSPEDSVLESLSNAALLDAVRRLNPQQQECVTLRFLQGLSVAETARVMGKNEGAIKTLQYRAVRTLARLLPDDAR; this comes from the coding sequence GTGTACTCACACGTCGGGGTTGACGCCTCGGGCCTGGCTACGCTGCGCGCGGCGGTCGCAACGGTCAAGGAGACGCTGCGCGGCTGTGTCCCCCCCGCGTACGCCGTCCCGGCCTTCGCCGCCACCGCGCCTCTCGGCCCGTGCTACGCACTGGCCGACGGCGGCGCCGCCGTCGGCGGGCGGGGGCGCGCCACCGGCGCGGCCCCCGCCCGCCGGCCGGCCGCCGACAGCGACAGCGCCCGGATGATGGACCTCGTGGAGCGCGCCCAGGCCGGCGAGGCCGAGGCGTTCGGCCGCCTCTACGACCAGTACAGCGACATCGTGTACCGGTACATCTACTACCGGGTGGGGGGCAAGGCGACCGCCGAGGACCTCACCAGCGAGACCTTTCTGCGGGCGCTGCGCAGGATCGGCACCTTCACCTGGCAGGGCCGTGACTTCGGCGCCTGGCTGGTGACGATCGCGCGGAACCTCGTCGCCGACCACTTCAAGTCCAGTCGCTTCCGGCTGGAGGTCACCACCGGCGAGATGCTCGACGCCAACGAGGTCGAGCGCTCCCCGGAGGACTCCGTCCTGGAGTCCCTCTCCAACGCCGCGCTGCTCGACGCCGTCCGGCGGCTCAACCCCCAGCAGCAGGAGTGCGTGACGCTCCGCTTCCTCCAGGGCCTCTCGGTCGCCGAGACCGCCCGGGTCATGGGCAAGAACGAGGGTGCCATCAAAACACTCCAGTACCGGGCCGTCCGCACGCTCGCCCGGCTCCTGCCGGACGACGCCCGCTGA
- the hemC gene encoding hydroxymethylbilane synthase: MSEKALRLGTRRSKLAMAQSGQVAQAVGRVTGRPVELVEITTYGDVSRESLAQIGGTGVFVTALRDALLRGEVDFAVHSLKDLPTTQPAELVLAAVPRREDPRDVIVARDALKFTDLPRGARIGTGSPRRMAQLNAYARGHGLDIETVPIRGNVDTRIGYVRDGRLDAVVLAAAGLNRIGRIDEATDFLSVDTVLPAPGQGALAIECAADHADLIAALGELDDPSTRAAVTAERSLLAALEAGCSAPVGALADLLDDGQFVKEMRLRGVVGTTDGTRMVQLSTTGPVPQTHDRATALGRGLAAEMLAQGAAGLMGEQAQ; this comes from the coding sequence ATGAGTGAGAAGGCTTTGAGACTGGGGACCAGGCGCAGCAAGCTCGCCATGGCCCAGTCCGGGCAGGTGGCGCAGGCCGTCGGCCGGGTCACCGGGCGGCCCGTCGAGCTGGTCGAGATCACCACGTACGGCGACGTCTCGCGCGAGAGCCTGGCGCAGATAGGCGGCACCGGCGTGTTCGTCACGGCACTGCGCGACGCGCTGCTGCGGGGCGAGGTGGACTTCGCGGTTCATTCGCTCAAGGACCTGCCGACCACGCAGCCCGCGGAACTCGTCCTGGCCGCCGTACCGCGGCGCGAGGACCCGCGGGACGTGATCGTGGCCCGGGACGCGCTGAAGTTCACGGACCTCCCGCGCGGCGCCCGCATAGGCACCGGCTCGCCCCGCCGCATGGCGCAGCTGAACGCGTACGCGCGCGGCCACGGACTGGACATCGAGACGGTCCCGATCCGCGGCAACGTCGACACGCGGATCGGATACGTCCGCGACGGCCGGCTGGACGCCGTCGTCCTGGCCGCCGCCGGACTGAACCGGATCGGCCGGATCGACGAGGCGACCGACTTCCTGTCGGTCGACACGGTTTTGCCCGCCCCCGGCCAGGGGGCCCTGGCGATCGAGTGCGCCGCGGACCACGCGGACCTCATCGCGGCGCTCGGCGAGCTCGACGACCCGTCCACGCGGGCCGCCGTCACCGCCGAGCGGTCACTGCTCGCCGCCCTGGAGGCCGGTTGCAGCGCACCTGTGGGCGCGCTGGCCGACCTGCTGGACGACGGGCAGTTCGTCAAGGAAATGCGCCTGCGCGGCGTCGTCGGCACGACCGACGGCACCCGCATGGTGCAGCTGTCCACCACCGGTCCCGTGCCCCAGACGCACGACCGGGCTACGGCACTCGGCCGCGGACTCGCCGCCGAGATGCTCGCCCAGGGCGCGGCCGGTCTGATGGGGGAGCAAGCACAGTGA
- a CDS encoding AURKAIP1/COX24 domain-containing protein yields MGSVIKKRRKRMAKKKHRKLLKRTRVQRRNKK; encoded by the coding sequence GTGGGCTCTGTTATCAAGAAGCGGCGCAAGCGGATGGCTAAGAAGAAGCACCGCAAGCTGCTCAAGCGCACGCGCGTTCAGCGCCGCAACAAGAAGTAG
- a CDS encoding helix-turn-helix domain-containing protein: MAAAGERPLNEVQFLTVAEVASVMRVSKMTVYRLVHSGHLPAIRVGRSFRVPEQAVHEYLRESYVGVETA; the protein is encoded by the coding sequence ATGGCTGCAGCTGGCGAAAGGCCTCTGAACGAGGTTCAGTTCCTGACCGTGGCGGAGGTCGCCTCGGTGATGCGAGTGTCGAAGATGACCGTGTACCGGTTGGTGCACAGCGGTCATCTGCCCGCGATCCGGGTGGGGCGGTCCTTCCGCGTCCCCGAGCAAGCGGTGCACGAGTACCTCCGCGAGAGCTACGTGGGGGTGGAAACGGCCTGA
- a CDS encoding NAD-dependent epimerase/dehydratase family protein, with protein MGKVVLVTGAARQLGGRFVRRVQRDPEVDRVIAVDAVPPAHHLGGADFIQADIRQPGIARVLAETGADTVVHLDVTGTALAGGSRATVKETNVIGTMQLLGACQKSPAVQRLVVKSSTNVYGSAPRDPAVFTEATPAKSLASGGFAKDVCEVEGYVRGFARRRPDVAVCVLRFANILGPTADTPLASYFALPVLPTVFGYDPRLQFVHEDDVIEVLRIASREPRRGTYNSGTFNIAGDGALLLSQCSRRLGRPTVPLLLPALTWTGSLVRTLGMTDFSPEQIRLLTHGRVVATDEMRRTLGFEPRYTTAETFADFARSRGPGLLPPETLAEAVDRVAGLAAKAGGHLPTHSAN; from the coding sequence TTGGGGAAGGTCGTGCTCGTCACCGGAGCCGCCCGGCAGTTGGGCGGCCGGTTCGTGCGGCGCGTCCAGCGGGACCCGGAGGTGGACCGGGTGATCGCCGTGGACGCGGTGCCGCCGGCGCACCACCTGGGCGGGGCCGACTTCATCCAGGCCGACATCCGGCAGCCCGGGATCGCCCGGGTGCTCGCCGAGACCGGCGCCGACACGGTCGTCCACCTGGACGTGACCGGCACCGCGCTGGCCGGCGGCAGCCGGGCCACGGTCAAGGAGACCAACGTCATCGGCACCATGCAGTTGCTCGGCGCCTGCCAGAAGTCGCCGGCCGTGCAGCGCCTGGTGGTGAAGTCCAGTACGAACGTGTACGGGTCCGCGCCGCGCGACCCGGCCGTGTTCACCGAGGCCACCCCCGCCAAGTCGCTGGCCAGCGGCGGCTTCGCCAAGGACGTCTGCGAGGTGGAGGGCTACGTGCGCGGGTTCGCCCGGCGGCGTCCCGACGTCGCCGTGTGCGTGCTCAGGTTCGCCAACATCCTCGGACCGACCGCGGACACCCCGCTCGCCTCCTACTTCGCGCTGCCCGTGCTGCCGACCGTGTTCGGCTACGACCCGCGCCTGCAGTTCGTGCACGAGGACGACGTCATCGAGGTGCTGCGGATCGCCTCGCGCGAGCCGCGCCGGGGCACCTACAACAGCGGCACCTTCAACATCGCCGGGGACGGTGCGCTGCTGCTGTCGCAGTGCTCGCGGCGGCTGGGCCGGCCCACCGTGCCGCTGCTGCTGCCCGCGCTCACCTGGACCGGCTCCCTGGTGCGTACGCTCGGTATGACGGACTTTTCGCCGGAGCAGATCCGGCTGCTGACCCACGGGCGGGTGGTGGCCACCGACGAGATGCGCCGGACGCTGGGATTCGAACCGAGGTACACGACAGCGGAGACGTTCGCGGACTTCGCGCGCAGCCGGGGGCCCGGGCTGCTGCCGCCGGAGACCCTCGCGGAGGCCGTGGACCGGGTCGCCGGGCTCGCCGCGAAGGCGGGCGGGCACCTCCCGACGCACAGCGCCAACTGA
- a CDS encoding acetoin utilization protein AcuC has translation MSGRAQLMWDEAVTGYDFGPDHPMDPVRLALTRKLVGAFGLDREVEVVAAKPAGESTLRLVHREDYIDAVRAASADPGAADRSYGLGTLDDPAFAGMHEVSTLIAGQSVGAAEAVWRGDAEHAVNFAGGLHHAMPGAASGFCVYNDAALAVARLLELGAERVAYVDVDVHHGDGVQAAFWEDPRVLTVSLHEHPRTLFPQTGWPQETGAGAGEGCAVNVALPAGTGDAGWVRAFHAVVPELLAGFRPQVLVTQHGADTHFEDPLAHLAVSLDAQRAVQTACHELAHEHAGGKWVALGGGGYAVVDVVPRSWTHLVGIAAGRPVAPEALVPEAWRQEVFARTRQPGPQRMTDGRWPVSWASWEEGYDPADRLDQAVLATRRAVFPLRGLLP, from the coding sequence ATGAGCGGCCGCGCACAGCTGATGTGGGACGAGGCGGTGACGGGCTATGACTTCGGCCCGGACCACCCGATGGATCCGGTCCGGCTGGCCCTGACCCGGAAGCTGGTCGGTGCCTTCGGGCTGGACCGGGAGGTGGAGGTCGTCGCGGCGAAACCGGCCGGGGAGTCGACGCTGCGGCTGGTCCACCGGGAGGACTACATCGACGCCGTGAGGGCCGCGTCCGCGGACCCCGGGGCGGCCGACCGGTCGTACGGGCTGGGGACGCTGGACGATCCCGCGTTCGCCGGGATGCACGAGGTGTCCACGCTGATCGCGGGGCAGTCGGTGGGGGCCGCGGAAGCCGTGTGGCGCGGGGACGCCGAGCACGCCGTGAACTTCGCGGGCGGCCTGCACCACGCCATGCCCGGGGCCGCCTCGGGGTTCTGCGTCTACAACGACGCCGCGCTCGCCGTCGCGCGGTTGCTGGAGCTGGGGGCCGAGCGGGTCGCCTACGTGGACGTCGACGTGCACCACGGGGACGGTGTGCAGGCGGCGTTCTGGGAGGACCCGCGGGTGCTGACGGTCTCGCTGCACGAGCACCCCCGCACCCTGTTCCCGCAGACCGGGTGGCCGCAGGAGACCGGTGCGGGCGCGGGGGAGGGGTGCGCCGTGAACGTGGCCCTGCCGGCCGGGACCGGGGACGCGGGGTGGGTGCGGGCGTTCCACGCGGTGGTGCCGGAACTGCTCGCCGGGTTCCGGCCGCAGGTGCTGGTCACCCAGCACGGGGCCGACACGCACTTCGAGGATCCGCTGGCGCACCTCGCCGTGTCCCTGGACGCGCAGCGGGCCGTGCAGACGGCGTGCCACGAGCTGGCGCACGAGCACGCGGGCGGGAAGTGGGTCGCGCTGGGCGGGGGCGGGTACGCGGTGGTGGACGTCGTGCCGCGGTCGTGGACGCACCTGGTGGGGATCGCGGCCGGGCGGCCCGTCGCTCCGGAGGCGCTCGTCCCCGAGGCGTGGCGGCAGGAGGTGTTCGCCCGGACACGGCAGCCGGGGCCGCAGCGGATGACCGACGGGCGGTGGCCGGTGTCCTGGGCCTCCTGGGAGGAGGGGTACGACCCCGCCGACCGCCTGGACCAGGCCGTGCTGGCCACCCGGCGGGCGGTGTTCCCGCTGCGGGGGCTGCTGCCGTGA
- a CDS encoding glutamyl-tRNA reductase: MSLLVVGLSHRSAPVSVLERAALSADAQVKLVQDTVAAEPATEAAVLATCNRIELYADVDKFHAGVAELSTLLAQHSGVGLEELTPYLYVHYEDRAVHHLFSVACGLDSMVVGEGQILGQIKDALAKAQDQHSAGRLLNDLFQQALRVGKRAHSETGIDRAGQSLVTFGLEQLAAGGDVRTWAAGRRALVIGAGSMSSLAAATLARAGVAEIVVANRTFERAERLAGILTEGDDTSAAARAVRMDDVAAELTRADVVVSCTGATGLVLTAQAVAQAVEGRTTGRPVADSGPADAPAAPIAAGPPTGAGTDENCPLDLAAVQGATGFSVLGEAAVAGLDAATLEQHAAWVDNGTVDRRERTAPEADAELITALAATVATVGRVPERRRPEPVAGFARPAPSLFLLDLAMPRDIDAAVHRLAGVRLVDIESLAEASADAPMAADVDQVRRIVSDEVAAFGAAQRAAHITPTVVALRTMAADVVAGEIARLDGRLPDLDERQRGEIRQAVHRVVDKLLHAPTVRVKQLAAEPGGAGYADALRTLFDLDPETVAAVSRAGDSTDEKDRPA; encoded by the coding sequence ATGAGCCTCCTCGTCGTCGGACTGAGTCACCGCAGTGCCCCCGTCAGCGTGCTGGAACGGGCCGCGCTGAGCGCGGACGCCCAGGTCAAGCTGGTGCAGGACACGGTCGCCGCCGAACCGGCCACCGAGGCCGCGGTGCTGGCCACCTGCAACCGCATCGAGCTGTACGCCGACGTGGACAAGTTCCACGCCGGTGTCGCCGAGCTGTCCACGCTGCTCGCCCAGCACAGCGGGGTCGGCCTGGAGGAGCTGACGCCCTACCTGTACGTGCACTACGAGGACCGGGCCGTCCACCACCTGTTCTCGGTGGCCTGCGGTCTGGACTCGATGGTCGTGGGCGAGGGGCAGATCCTCGGCCAGATCAAGGACGCCCTGGCCAAGGCGCAGGACCAGCACTCGGCGGGCCGCCTGCTGAACGACCTGTTCCAGCAGGCCCTGCGGGTCGGCAAGCGCGCCCACTCCGAGACCGGCATCGACCGCGCCGGCCAGTCCCTGGTCACCTTCGGCCTGGAGCAGCTGGCCGCGGGCGGCGACGTCCGGACCTGGGCGGCGGGGCGCAGGGCGCTGGTCATCGGCGCCGGGTCGATGTCCTCGCTGGCCGCGGCGACCCTCGCGCGCGCCGGGGTCGCCGAGATCGTCGTCGCCAACCGCACCTTCGAGCGCGCCGAACGCCTGGCCGGGATACTCACCGAGGGGGACGACACCTCCGCGGCCGCCCGCGCGGTCCGGATGGACGACGTGGCGGCCGAGCTGACACGTGCCGACGTCGTCGTCTCCTGTACCGGCGCGACGGGACTGGTGCTCACGGCGCAGGCCGTCGCGCAGGCGGTCGAGGGCCGCACCACCGGCCGGCCCGTCGCCGACAGCGGCCCCGCGGACGCACCGGCCGCTCCGATCGCTGCGGGGCCGCCCACGGGCGCCGGCACCGACGAGAACTGCCCGCTGGACCTGGCCGCCGTCCAGGGCGCGACCGGCTTCTCCGTGCTCGGCGAGGCCGCCGTGGCCGGCCTGGACGCCGCCACCCTGGAGCAGCACGCGGCCTGGGTCGACAACGGCACGGTGGACCGCCGCGAGCGCACCGCCCCCGAGGCCGACGCCGAGCTGATCACCGCGCTCGCCGCGACCGTCGCCACCGTCGGCCGCGTCCCCGAGCGCCGCAGGCCCGAGCCGGTCGCCGGCTTCGCGCGCCCGGCGCCCTCCCTGTTCCTCCTCGACCTCGCCATGCCCCGCGACATCGACGCGGCCGTGCACCGGCTGGCCGGGGTGCGGCTGGTGGACATCGAGTCCCTCGCCGAGGCCTCCGCGGACGCCCCGATGGCGGCCGACGTCGACCAGGTGAGGCGTATCGTCTCCGACGAGGTCGCGGCCTTCGGCGCGGCCCAGCGGGCGGCGCACATCACCCCGACCGTGGTCGCGCTGCGCACCATGGCCGCCGACGTCGTCGCGGGCGAGATCGCGCGGCTCGACGGCCGCCTGCCCGACCTGGACGAACGCCAGCGCGGTGAGATCCGGCAGGCCGTCCACCGGGTCGTCGACAAGCTGCTGCACGCACCGACCGTGCGGGTCAAGCAGCTCGCGGCCGAGCCCGGCGGCGCCGGGTACGCGGACGCGCTGCGCACCCTGTTCGACCTCGACCCCGAGACGGTGGCCGCCGTCTCCCGGGCCGGGGACAGCACAGACGAGAAGGACCGACCGGCATGA
- a CDS encoding glutaredoxin family protein, with amino-acid sequence MAGMSSLFRRKAAVPRERRLVTLVRKPGCHLCDDAQAVVEKVCGELGVPWEAKDITQDRRLHDRYWEQIPVVLVDGEQHTFWRVDEGRLRRELTE; translated from the coding sequence ATGGCCGGTATGAGTTCCCTCTTCCGACGTAAGGCGGCCGTCCCGCGTGAGCGGCGGCTGGTCACCCTCGTCCGCAAGCCCGGCTGCCACCTGTGCGACGACGCCCAGGCGGTGGTCGAGAAGGTCTGCGGCGAGCTCGGCGTGCCGTGGGAGGCGAAGGACATCACCCAGGACCGGCGGTTGCACGACCGGTACTGGGAGCAGATCCCCGTCGTCCTGGTCGACGGGGAGCAGCACACCTTCTGGCGGGTGGACGAGGGCCGCCTGCGCAGGGAACTGACCGAGTAG
- a CDS encoding lysophospholipid acyltransferase family protein has translation MADAKVIPFDDDRSRGSAAQRPPRRRSTGSRRGAAGEAAPAGTVQPLPTGNSPRKEGPVTGGDRPSAEPRGGGLERRLAGGLAFLRRRLTGDYEVDDFGYDEELTDQVLMSLLRPLYEKYFRVEVKGIENIPAEGGALIVANHSGTLPLDGLMVQVAVHDHHPAGRHLRLLAADLVFALPVVSELARKLGHTLACAEDAERLLGQGELVGVMPEGFKGIGKPFGERYKLQRFGRGGFVSTALRQGAPIVPCSIVGAEEIYPMIGNAKTLARLLGFPYFPLTPTFPWLGPLGAVPLPTKWTIQFGEPIPTDGYPPEAAEDPMLMFNLTDQVREQIQHTLYKLLVQRRSVFF, from the coding sequence ATGGCGGACGCCAAGGTCATTCCGTTCGACGACGACCGGTCCCGGGGGAGCGCCGCCCAGCGGCCCCCGCGGCGCCGGAGTACGGGGAGCCGGCGCGGTGCCGCGGGCGAGGCCGCGCCGGCCGGCACGGTCCAGCCCCTGCCCACCGGGAACTCCCCGCGAAAGGAGGGCCCCGTGACCGGTGGGGACCGGCCGTCCGCCGAGCCGCGCGGCGGCGGCCTGGAGCGGCGCCTGGCCGGCGGCCTGGCCTTCCTGCGCCGCCGGCTGACCGGGGACTACGAGGTCGACGACTTCGGCTACGACGAGGAGCTGACCGACCAGGTCCTGATGTCGCTGTTGCGGCCGCTGTACGAGAAGTACTTCCGGGTCGAGGTGAAGGGCATCGAGAACATCCCGGCCGAGGGCGGGGCGCTGATCGTCGCCAACCACTCCGGGACGCTGCCGCTGGACGGCCTGATGGTGCAGGTCGCCGTGCACGACCACCACCCGGCCGGCCGGCACCTGCGGCTGCTCGCGGCCGACCTGGTCTTCGCGCTGCCGGTGGTCAGCGAACTCGCGCGCAAGCTGGGGCACACCCTCGCCTGCGCCGAGGACGCCGAACGGCTGCTGGGGCAGGGCGAGCTGGTCGGGGTGATGCCGGAGGGCTTCAAGGGCATCGGCAAGCCCTTCGGCGAGCGGTACAAGCTCCAGCGGTTCGGCCGGGGCGGTTTCGTCTCCACCGCGCTGCGGCAGGGCGCGCCGATCGTCCCGTGCTCGATCGTCGGGGCCGAGGAGATCTACCCGATGATCGGCAACGCGAAGACGCTGGCACGGCTGCTGGGCTTCCCGTACTTCCCGCTGACGCCGACCTTCCCGTGGCTGGGTCCGCTGGGGGCGGTCCCGCTGCCCACCAAGTGGACGATCCAGTTCGGCGAGCCGATCCCGACGGACGGCTACCCGCCGGAGGCGGCCGAGGACCCGATGCTGATGTTCAACCTGACCGACCAGGTCCGCGAGCAGATCCAGCACACCCTCTACAAGCTGTTGGTGCAGCGCAGGTCGGTGTTCTTCTGA
- a CDS encoding DUF5667 domain-containing protein, with protein sequence MIANVSAHRRANAFAQALEEQSDRDTAAEQSAAPAQSPPVTEEQSEPGRLLALTADLGALPRPQLDPEVKVVQRARLVAAMEAMLQEGTGAADVPVPEQRSRSRSAHRASPLGRLQPRSRLAKGLAAGGLSVGVAAGAFGGVAAASSDALPGDSLYGLKRGIEDFRLNHLSDDDGERGRTYLDQASTRLNEARRLMERGRGGHLDHESIGQIRRTLSGMQHDVTEGHRLLHEAYERDPDSLGPIQALSVFSRSHREAWSALSDKLPVQLGDVKEQVSSVFEAIDEEVAPLQSLLPQPPVRGGDGKRHGSGPPSAGSTGRPAAPGTGGTPSSGTHASPGGPSAPATGDAGDGLLGGNTGGLLDPPKPGSGSSAPSTGKSPTSEPDVTLPPLLPGLLPGLDIDGKDAG encoded by the coding sequence GTGATCGCGAACGTATCGGCGCACCGGCGGGCGAACGCCTTCGCCCAGGCCCTGGAGGAGCAGTCCGACCGGGACACGGCGGCCGAGCAGTCCGCAGCACCGGCGCAGTCGCCGCCGGTCACCGAGGAACAGTCCGAGCCGGGCCGGCTGCTGGCCCTCACGGCGGATCTCGGCGCACTGCCCCGGCCACAGCTCGACCCGGAGGTCAAGGTCGTCCAGCGGGCCCGGTTGGTGGCCGCGATGGAGGCCATGCTCCAGGAGGGGACCGGGGCGGCGGACGTACCGGTACCGGAGCAGCGCTCCCGGAGCCGGAGTGCGCACCGGGCGAGTCCACTGGGCAGGCTGCAACCCCGTTCCCGGCTGGCGAAGGGGCTGGCCGCGGGCGGGCTCAGCGTCGGCGTGGCCGCCGGAGCCTTCGGCGGGGTCGCCGCGGCGAGCAGCGACGCCCTGCCGGGCGACTCCCTGTACGGCCTCAAACGCGGCATCGAGGACTTCCGGCTCAACCACCTGAGCGACGACGACGGCGAACGCGGCCGGACCTACCTCGACCAGGCCTCCACCCGGCTGAACGAGGCGCGCCGGCTGATGGAGCGCGGCCGGGGCGGCCACCTGGACCACGAGTCCATCGGTCAGATCCGCCGCACCCTGTCCGGGATGCAGCACGACGTCACCGAGGGCCACCGCCTGCTGCACGAGGCCTACGAACGCGACCCCGACTCCCTCGGCCCCATCCAGGCGCTCTCCGTCTTCTCCCGCTCCCACCGCGAGGCCTGGAGCGCCCTGAGCGACAAGCTGCCCGTGCAGCTCGGCGACGTCAAGGAACAGGTCTCGTCGGTCTTCGAGGCCATAGACGAAGAGGTCGCTCCGCTGCAGTCGCTGCTCCCGCAGCCGCCCGTCCGGGGCGGCGACGGCAAGCGGCACGGCTCCGGCCCACCGTCCGCCGGCTCCACCGGCCGGCCGGCCGCGCCCGGCACCGGCGGCACCCCGTCCTCCGGCACACACGCGAGTCCCGGCGGCCCCAGCGCCCCGGCCACCGGCGATGCCGGTGACGGCCTGCTCGGGGGCAACACCGGCGGCCTGCTGGACCCGCCGAAGCCCGGTTCCGGCAGCAGCGCCCCGTCCACCGGCAAGTCCCCGACGAGCGAGCCGGACGTCACCCTGCCGCCGCTCCTCCCGGGCCTGCTGCCCGGCCTGGACATCGACGGCAAGGACGCCGGCTAG
- a CDS encoding phosphatase produces MCDTGALRAHLLGARLAGEVATSREDSLRRYRLFAARDPRVLIGIDPERPWGQRDLLALMADRCGVSADPRHVSGPDVIDPERTLGALDAFAERIGAAARRCAPVLFGTGHPHRLLGFYAGLADGLSAAGCEVLTPAQGRRVDILTRFGLRTCRLDYVRGVALVREPGAGHPGGGPGVHSHSPLPVRVALDAAAGGGGPLPGLVVGDHGWVCGAGQLGFEAIGLADSDDPAPFVGQAQGAVSVVVPLDDGVPSVRYLPLTRYVLKRARLSR; encoded by the coding sequence GTGTGCGACACCGGTGCGCTGCGGGCGCACCTGCTCGGGGCGCGGCTCGCCGGGGAGGTCGCCACCTCGCGGGAGGACAGTCTCCGGCGGTACCGGCTGTTCGCGGCCCGCGACCCCCGTGTGCTGATCGGGATCGATCCCGAACGGCCCTGGGGGCAGCGGGACCTGCTCGCCCTGATGGCGGACAGGTGCGGGGTGTCGGCCGACCCGCGGCACGTCTCGGGCCCGGACGTGATCGATCCGGAGCGGACCCTGGGGGCGCTGGACGCGTTCGCGGAGCGGATCGGGGCCGCCGCCCGGCGTTGCGCGCCCGTGCTGTTCGGCACCGGGCACCCGCACCGACTGCTCGGGTTCTACGCCGGGTTGGCGGACGGCCTGTCGGCGGCGGGATGTGAGGTCCTCACCCCGGCGCAGGGCCGCCGTGTCGACATATTGACCCGGTTCGGCCTACGCACGTGCCGACTGGACTACGTACGAGGGGTCGCGCTGGTGCGGGAACCGGGGGCCGGGCACCCCGGTGGCGGGCCGGGGGTGCACAGTCATTCGCCGCTGCCGGTTCGCGTCGCGCTGGACGCCGCGGCCGGGGGCGGCGGGCCCCTGCCGGGGCTGGTCGTCGGGGACCACGGGTGGGTCTGCGGTGCAGGTCAGCTCGGGTTCGAGGCGATCGGGCTGGCGGACAGCGACGATCCGGCGCCGTTCGTCGGTCAGGCACAGGGCGCGGTGTCCGTCGTCGTTCCACTTGACGACGGGGTCCCGTCCGTTCGCTACCTCCCGCTTACCCGCTACGTGCTCAAACGAGCCCGTCTGTCACGGTAG
- a CDS encoding redox-sensing transcriptional repressor Rex: MATGRTHRPATRGRGIPEATVARLPLYLRALTALSERSVPTVSSEELAAAAGVNSAKLRKDFSYLGSYGTRGVGYDVEYLVYQISRELGLTQDWPVVIVGIGNLGAALANYGGFASRGFRVAALIDADPAMAGKPVAGIPVQHTDDLEKIIKDNGVSIGVIATPAGAAQQVCERLVAAGVTSILNFAPTVLSVPDGVDVRKVDLSIELQILAFHEQRKAGEETAAGDGALPAATPRGASADQGPDGDVPAVMPA; encoded by the coding sequence GTGGCAACTGGCCGAACACACCGACCGGCGACCCGTGGCCGAGGGATTCCCGAGGCCACCGTCGCCCGGCTTCCGCTGTACCTCCGAGCCCTGACCGCACTGTCGGAGCGCTCGGTGCCCACGGTCTCCTCCGAGGAGCTGGCCGCGGCGGCGGGGGTCAACTCCGCCAAGCTGCGCAAGGACTTCTCCTACCTGGGCTCCTACGGAACGCGCGGTGTCGGCTACGACGTGGAGTACCTCGTCTACCAGATCTCCCGCGAGCTCGGCCTGACCCAGGACTGGCCGGTCGTCATCGTCGGCATCGGAAACCTCGGCGCCGCCCTCGCCAACTACGGCGGGTTCGCCTCGCGCGGCTTCCGGGTCGCCGCGCTGATCGACGCCGATCCCGCGATGGCCGGCAAGCCCGTCGCCGGCATCCCCGTGCAGCACACCGACGACCTCGAGAAGATCATCAAGGACAACGGCGTCTCGATCGGCGTGATCGCGACCCCGGCCGGTGCCGCGCAGCAGGTCTGCGAGCGCCTGGTCGCCGCCGGGGTCACCTCCATCCTGAACTTCGCGCCGACCGTGCTGTCCGTCCCGGACGGCGTCGACGTGCGCAAGGTCGACCTCTCCATCGAGCTGCAGATCCTCGCCTTCCACGAGCAGCGCAAGGCCGGCGAGGAGACCGCCGCGGGCGACGGCGCGCTGCCCGCCGCCACCCCCCGCGGGGCGTCCGCCGACCAGGGACCCGACGGGGACGTGCCCGCCGTGATGCCGGCATGA